The following are from one region of the Marinomonas sp. CT5 genome:
- a CDS encoding N-acetyltransferase, which produces MIRELSAEDINDVVSIWYSASVKAHDFIAETFWDSQKESMRDVYIPNSETWVYCQDSRILGFISYHQGFVAALFVSPDAQSKGIGTALLNTLKDCHQSLSLTVYAENSQAYSFYSQQGFAELERRPCEHTGHEEVLMSWTLNA; this is translated from the coding sequence ATGATTCGTGAACTGAGTGCCGAAGATATTAATGATGTTGTATCTATTTGGTATTCGGCGTCGGTGAAGGCTCATGATTTTATTGCGGAAACCTTTTGGGACTCGCAAAAAGAGTCGATGCGTGATGTTTATATACCGAATAGTGAAACTTGGGTTTATTGCCAAGATAGCCGTATTTTAGGCTTCATTTCTTACCATCAAGGTTTTGTTGCTGCCCTGTTTGTTTCTCCTGACGCGCAATCTAAAGGTATTGGCACAGCTCTGCTTAATACGTTGAAAGATTGCCATCAGTCACTCAGCCTGACGGTTTATGCTGAAAATAGTCAAGCTTATTCCTTTTATAGCCAACAAGGTTTTGCTGAATTAGAGCGCAGACCTTGTGAGCATACGGGTCATGAAGAAGTCTTAATGTCTTGGACATTAAATGCTTAA